Within the candidate division KSB1 bacterium genome, the region GATGTACTCGCGGGTGTATTGCTCCGTTTCCCTGGAAATGATCCGGCCGGCTGCATCTATGATCTGGGACGTGCCGGTGTTGAGGGCGCGCACGATCGGTTTGCGGTATTCCACCGTTCTGGGGCGGGCCATTTGCTTGTGCAGATGTGAGGCATGCGATTTACCAAACCAGCCATCGTTGGTGATATTCACCATGAAATCCGCTTTGCGGTAATCAAAGCCGTTGATAAAGCCGCTAATGATATCTTCATAGCAAATCAACGGCAGCCAATGCCTGTTTTCTCCAATTGAAAAAATGGGTTTCTCCGTGCCGCGGGTAAAATGAGAAATGCTTTGCGGCAGCCAATTTTCTATAACGGGAAATGTATCTAAAAAGGGAATGTACTCACCAAAAGCTAAAAGAACAATTTTGCGGTATTTCCCCATAATTTCGCCCTCAGGATTCAGGACAAACTGCGTGTTATGGTAAATACGCCTGCCGCTGGGGCGTTTACCGTCCCCGATTTCGCCGGAGCCCGCTGTCACATAAACCTGGTGTTCACGAGCCAGGTTAGAAATCTCATTGAAAATCGCACGCGCATTGAGAATCGGAAAATGCACCGACCCTTCCGGCCAGACCACCAAATCCGTCTTTTGCGGATGAGTCTGAATCGCGGTTTTCGACAGGTCAACAATACTCTGAAATTCTTCCAGGCGCTCGTCCACGCTGAGGCTGGCGCCGTAAAATTTTTCCAGTGTTGTATTCGATTGGATAAGCGAAATCCCGACGGACTTTTTGTCCGGCGCCGGATCGTTGTCATACTTGTTTAACGCGCCAATTCCATAGCTCACTACAAAAAATAAAAAAGCCAATTGCCGGATAAACGGCATCTTCATATTCGACCCCAAATAGTTTCGATGCTGCCAGATCCACCAGGGGATGTGAATAACAGCCATCGCTACAAAACTTAATCCGATGACCCCGAACAAATCAGCAGTTTGGTAAAGTACCAGGACAGAATCCAAACTGGTGCCGAAGTACCAGGGAAAGACTTGCGGATTGATTTGCTCGGCAACACAAAAAAGCGCCGCCGTAAAAAACGGGCTTGCTTTCTCGCCGAAGAAACGCTCAAGATAAGCCCAGAGT harbors:
- the lnt gene encoding apolipoprotein N-acyltransferase, whose amino-acid sequence is MKEKLSLFLSASKTQLFLYPVLAGICLPLGFERYKIFPILFLLPLFFHGMRQLPLKKKIIAYWLFAVVTNVVGYHWISMVAEDFGGLPPVLAWGVVLLFSLFNNLNFPLWAYLERFFGEKASPFFTAALFCVAEQINPQVFPWYFGTSLDSVLVLYQTADLFGVIGLSFVAMAVIHIPWWIWQHRNYLGSNMKMPFIRQLAFLFFVVSYGIGALNKYDNDPAPDKKSVGISLIQSNTTLEKFYGASLSVDERLEEFQSIVDLSKTAIQTHPQKTDLVVWPEGSVHFPILNARAIFNEISNLAREHQVYVTAGSGEIGDGKRPSGRRIYHNTQFVLNPEGEIMGKYRKIVLLAFGEYIPFLDTFPVIENWLPQSISHFTRGTEKPIFSIGENRHWLPLICYEDIISGFINGFDYRKADFMVNITNDGWFGKSHASHLHKQMARPRTVEYRKPIVRALNTGTSQIIDAAGRIISRETEQYTREYINLTLNVPETPPVTVYSIIGNWPVYILIGVVAVLWVRKRFLGK